In one window of Nicotiana tabacum cultivar K326 chromosome 12, ASM71507v2, whole genome shotgun sequence DNA:
- the LOC107806755 gene encoding uncharacterized protein LOC107806755 yields the protein MAEYEACILELKMVVDMTIKELLVIGDLNSLINQVQGESTSKNVMIIPYLHCVKELCNKFTKIEFKHVPRIQNKFADTLTTLSSMIQHPDKNYIGPIEIEVRDQHAYYFHVDEEPDGKQWYYDIQRLLKAREYLENSSSSQKRVLRKLTNYFFLNGKVLYRRTHDVGLLRCVDAAEATRLLEEIHAGLT from the coding sequence atggcagaatatgaagcatGCATCCTTGAGCTAAAGATGGTAGTCGACATGACCATCAAGGAGCTTCTGGTCATAGGAGATTTGAATTCACTGATAAACCAAGTTCAAGGCGAATCAACAAGCAAGAATGTCATGATCATTCCATATTTGCACTGCGTAAAAGAGTTGTGTAATAAGTTTACCAAGAttgagttcaaacatgttcccagaatccagaataaGTTCGCCGACACTCTTAcaaccttgtcatctatgatccaacatccagataagaattacatCGGCCCCATCGAGATAGAGGTTCGAGATCAACATGCATACTATTTCCATGTAGATGAAGAGCCAGATGGTAAGCAGTGGTATTACGACATCCAAAGGTTACTCAAAGCAAGAGAATACCTAGAAAATTCCTCCAGCAGTCAGAAGCGAGTGTTAAGAAAACTAACAAATTACTTTTTCCTTAATGGGAAAGTCCTGTACAGAAGGACCCATGACGTGGGTCTATTAAGGTGTGTAGATGCCGCTGAAGCAACCAGACTTCTGGAAGAGATACATGCAGGCCTCACATGA